The following are encoded together in the Mumia sp. Pv4-285 genome:
- a CDS encoding SLC13 family permease, with translation MSTEIVALAALALVFLIATVRSINMGALALVAAFIVGLSVFGDDTDAIIAGFPGDLFVILVGVTYLFALAKNNGTVDWIVHGAVRAVRGRVALVPWAMFFVCAVVTGIGAVSPAAVAIVAPVAMGFAHRYRINSVMMGMMVVQGATGGSFSPIGIFGSITNGVVDSNDIEGSATFLFLSAMIAATLVATITYFVFGGRELIQRGKDERALAEIGATADAASSAATRGTVAGTPGSVVERGLHHTDAASDEVDDDTRLNLERSTTLLGLVALIVGALAFDLDVGFTALTVAVVLTLLFPPSARGAVEKISWGTILLVGGIVTYVNLLQNHGVVTWLGDRVADVGAPLLAALLICFIGAVVSAFASTTGIIGALIPLAVPFLLTDQVSPIGLIAALAISSSVVDCSPFSTNGALIVANSDESEREMVFKRLMQWGMSIVVVAPIVTWAILVLPSA, from the coding sequence GTGTCCACCGAAATCGTCGCGCTGGCCGCGCTCGCGCTGGTCTTCCTGATCGCGACCGTCCGCAGCATCAACATGGGCGCCCTCGCGCTCGTGGCTGCCTTCATCGTGGGCCTCAGCGTCTTCGGTGACGACACGGACGCGATCATCGCCGGCTTCCCGGGAGACCTCTTCGTCATCCTCGTCGGCGTCACCTACCTCTTCGCACTGGCGAAGAACAACGGCACCGTCGACTGGATCGTCCATGGCGCGGTCCGCGCCGTACGAGGCCGCGTCGCCCTCGTCCCGTGGGCGATGTTCTTCGTCTGCGCGGTCGTCACCGGCATCGGCGCCGTCAGCCCCGCCGCGGTCGCGATCGTGGCGCCCGTGGCGATGGGCTTCGCGCACCGCTACCGCATCAACTCCGTGATGATGGGGATGATGGTCGTGCAGGGCGCGACCGGCGGCAGCTTCTCGCCGATCGGCATCTTCGGCAGCATCACGAACGGCGTCGTCGACTCCAACGACATCGAGGGCAGCGCGACGTTCCTCTTCCTCTCGGCGATGATCGCCGCCACCCTCGTCGCCACGATCACGTACTTCGTCTTCGGAGGACGCGAGCTGATCCAGCGCGGCAAGGACGAGCGAGCGCTCGCCGAGATCGGCGCCACCGCCGATGCCGCGAGCAGCGCAGCGACCCGCGGCACCGTCGCGGGCACGCCCGGCTCCGTCGTGGAGCGCGGACTCCACCACACCGATGCCGCCTCAGACGAGGTCGACGACGACACCCGCCTCAACCTCGAGCGCTCGACCACCCTCCTCGGCCTGGTCGCGCTGATCGTCGGCGCACTCGCCTTCGACCTCGACGTCGGGTTCACCGCCCTGACCGTCGCCGTGGTGCTCACGCTGCTCTTCCCGCCGTCGGCTCGCGGCGCGGTCGAGAAGATCAGCTGGGGCACGATCCTGCTGGTCGGCGGCATCGTCACGTACGTCAACCTCCTCCAGAACCACGGTGTCGTCACCTGGCTCGGCGACCGCGTCGCCGATGTCGGCGCACCGCTGCTCGCGGCCCTGCTGATCTGCTTCATCGGCGCCGTCGTCTCGGCGTTCGCGTCGACCACCGGCATCATCGGAGCGCTGATCCCGCTGGCCGTCCCGTTCCTGCTCACCGACCAGGTCAGCCCGATCGGGCTGATCGCCGCGCTCGCGATCTCCAGCTCGGTGGTCGACTGCAGCCCGTTCTCGACCAACGGCGCGCTGATCGTCGCGAACTCGGACGAGAGCGAGCGCGAGATGGTCTTCAAGCGCCTCATGCAGTGGGGCATGTCCATCGTCGTGGTCGCCCCGATCGTCACCTGGGCGATCCTGGTCCTGCCGAGCGCGTGA
- a CDS encoding class I SAM-dependent methyltransferase, with translation MTDHEHTRGAGGDHAARLRASFTAQAATFEEPSLNAAFTAGLAWLVEAAAPEPSDRCLDLAAGTGLVGRALAPHVAHVTCIDTTPAMVERGRAAAATAGLTNVEFVLADAVDATVPAGSIDVAVTRFSLHHVPDPRGLLRAMLAACRPGGRLVVHDLASSADPAIAARQDAIETWRDDSHLRAPVLGEVAELLRGLGAAVDRTDQRSYTRPLEPWLAQSLTSSERADRVRSAFAEELAGGVPTGFGPEQRDDGVWFTQTWELTAAHRP, from the coding sequence GTGACCGACCACGAGCACACCCGCGGGGCGGGCGGCGACCACGCCGCCCGCCTCCGGGCGTCCTTCACCGCTCAAGCGGCGACCTTCGAGGAGCCGTCGCTGAACGCGGCGTTCACGGCAGGTCTCGCCTGGCTCGTGGAGGCCGCAGCACCGGAACCGTCCGACCGTTGCCTCGACCTCGCTGCGGGGACGGGACTCGTCGGCCGTGCCCTCGCTCCGCACGTCGCTCACGTGACCTGTATCGACACCACTCCGGCCATGGTCGAGCGCGGTCGTGCCGCTGCTGCGACTGCCGGACTGACCAACGTCGAGTTCGTCCTCGCTGACGCCGTGGACGCGACCGTCCCGGCGGGCAGCATCGACGTCGCCGTCACCCGGTTCTCGCTGCACCACGTGCCGGACCCTCGGGGCCTCCTCCGCGCGATGCTCGCGGCCTGCCGTCCGGGAGGCCGCCTCGTGGTCCACGACCTCGCCTCCTCCGCAGACCCGGCGATCGCCGCGCGCCAGGACGCGATCGAGACCTGGCGCGACGACTCCCACCTGCGAGCGCCCGTCCTCGGCGAGGTCGCCGAGCTCCTCCGCGGCCTCGGAGCCGCGGTCGACCGCACCGACCAGCGCTCGTACACCCGCCCGCTCGAGCCGTGGCTCGCCCAGTCCCTCACCTCCTCCGAGCGCGCCGACCGCGTCCGCAGCGCGTTCGCCGAAGAGCTCGCCGGCGGTGTCCCGACCGGCTTCGGCCCCGAGCAGCGCGACGATGGAGTCTGGTTCACCCAGACCTGGGAGCTCACCGCCGCCCACCGTCCCTGA
- a CDS encoding CaiB/BaiF CoA transferase family protein: MLSDIVVLDLTRALAGPHAAMMLGDLGARVIKVESPTGDDTRGWGPPFVGEPGDEESTYFLSCNRNKESVTADLKSDDGRALLTRLVRQADVLLENFRPGVLSRLGFSEERLHQLNPRLVICSITGFGHDGPEGGRAGYDQIAQGEAGLMSLTGPSPDEPTKVGVPIGDLLAGMNAAYGVVAALHERNTTGRGRVVRTSLLASIVGVHAFQGTRWTVAGEVPRGMGNHHPSIAPYGLFRTADSPVQIAVGSEGLWARFAPLIGLDAGAAPYATNPERVRRRDELIALIEARFADEGAEVWLARLADAGIPAGKVRTLDDVYTWDQTRSQGLLIDVEHESLGTVQLPGPALRLDDHPYAGARETHLAPPRLGQHNASVAAWLDACETDEA; encoded by the coding sequence ATGCTGTCCGACATCGTCGTCCTCGACCTCACCCGTGCCCTCGCCGGCCCGCACGCCGCGATGATGCTCGGCGACCTCGGCGCCCGCGTCATTAAGGTCGAGTCACCGACCGGTGACGACACCCGCGGCTGGGGTCCCCCGTTCGTCGGCGAGCCCGGCGACGAGGAGTCCACCTACTTCCTGTCCTGCAACCGCAACAAGGAGTCGGTGACCGCCGACCTCAAGAGCGACGACGGCAGGGCGCTCCTGACGCGCCTCGTACGCCAGGCCGACGTGCTGCTGGAGAACTTCCGGCCGGGCGTCCTCAGCCGGCTCGGCTTCTCGGAGGAGCGCCTGCACCAGCTCAACCCCCGCCTGGTGATCTGCTCGATCACCGGGTTCGGGCACGACGGGCCCGAGGGCGGGCGCGCCGGGTACGACCAGATCGCCCAGGGCGAGGCCGGGCTGATGAGCCTGACCGGCCCGTCGCCCGACGAGCCGACCAAGGTCGGCGTCCCGATCGGCGACCTGCTGGCCGGGATGAACGCCGCGTACGGCGTGGTCGCGGCGCTGCACGAGCGCAACACCACAGGTCGTGGACGCGTCGTCCGCACCAGCCTGCTCGCCAGCATCGTCGGGGTCCACGCGTTCCAGGGCACCCGGTGGACGGTCGCCGGCGAGGTCCCCCGAGGGATGGGCAACCACCACCCGTCGATCGCCCCGTACGGCCTGTTCCGCACCGCCGACTCGCCCGTGCAGATCGCTGTCGGCAGCGAGGGCCTCTGGGCCCGCTTCGCCCCGCTGATCGGGCTCGACGCCGGCGCCGCGCCGTACGCGACGAACCCCGAACGCGTGCGCCGCCGCGACGAGCTGATCGCCCTGATCGAGGCACGGTTCGCCGACGAAGGTGCCGAGGTGTGGCTCGCCCGGCTCGCCGACGCCGGCATCCCCGCCGGCAAGGTCCGCACCCTCGACGACGTCTACACCTGGGACCAGACCCGCTCGCAAGGTCTGCTCATCGACGTCGAGCACGAGAGCCTCGGCACCGTCCAGCTCCCCGGGCCGGCGTTGCGCCTCGACGACCACCCCTACGCCGGGGCGCGCGAGACCCACCTCGCGCCCCCGCGGCTCGGACAGCACAACGCCTCCGTCGCCGCGTGGCTCGACGCGTGCGAGACGGACGAGGCATGA
- a CDS encoding carboxyl transferase domain-containing protein, translated as MSTRLGAQELIDLVLDDGSFRSWDAPVIRGAVDASYAADLARAEERADTDEAVLTGEGTIRGRRVAVLVGEFRFLAGSIGVDAAERLTVAVERATAEGLPLLAAPVSGGTRMQEGTPAFVRMVQITAAICAHKDAGLPYLVYLRNPTTGGVMASWGSLGHITVAEPGALLGFLGPRVYEALYGEAFPEGVQTAENLYAHGIVDAVLPPEDLADIVDRALRVLQTPRPTAGQASSEATTTGPDPAPPTDAWEAVLASRREERPGVRALLRHGAADVVPLNGTGQGEAGHGLVLALVRFGEAPAVLLGQDRREQTTVRPLGPDALREARRGMRLAAELGLPLVSVIDTPGAALSVDAEQGGLAGEIARSLADMVTLPVPTLTVLLGQGTGGGALALLPADRVVAAQHAWLSPLPPEGASAIVHRTPDRAAEMARAQGVGAAALSEEGVVDRVVAETPDAADEPEAFCRRVSAVVEEELAALWATDDGARRAARRGRFRHGLSGTR; from the coding sequence ATGAGCACGCGGCTCGGCGCCCAGGAGCTGATCGACCTGGTCCTCGACGACGGGTCGTTCCGGTCCTGGGATGCGCCGGTGATCCGCGGCGCGGTCGACGCGTCGTACGCCGCCGACCTCGCCCGCGCCGAGGAGCGCGCCGACACCGACGAGGCCGTACTGACGGGCGAAGGGACGATCCGCGGTCGCCGGGTCGCCGTCCTCGTCGGGGAGTTCCGGTTCCTCGCCGGGTCGATCGGCGTCGACGCGGCGGAGCGACTCACGGTCGCGGTCGAGCGCGCCACCGCCGAGGGACTCCCCCTGCTCGCCGCACCGGTCTCGGGCGGCACGCGGATGCAGGAAGGGACGCCCGCGTTCGTCCGGATGGTCCAGATCACGGCGGCGATCTGCGCGCACAAGGACGCCGGTCTCCCGTATCTCGTCTACCTGCGCAACCCCACCACCGGCGGCGTGATGGCGTCGTGGGGCTCACTCGGACACATCACGGTCGCCGAGCCCGGGGCGCTGCTGGGGTTCCTGGGGCCGCGCGTGTACGAGGCGCTGTACGGCGAGGCGTTCCCGGAGGGCGTGCAGACGGCGGAGAACCTTTACGCCCACGGGATCGTCGACGCCGTGCTCCCGCCGGAGGACCTGGCCGACATCGTGGACCGGGCGCTGCGCGTGCTGCAGACGCCTCGGCCGACCGCCGGACAGGCCTCGTCGGAGGCCACCACGACCGGGCCGGACCCCGCGCCGCCGACCGACGCGTGGGAGGCCGTGCTCGCGTCGCGGCGCGAGGAGCGTCCCGGCGTACGCGCGCTGCTGCGGCACGGCGCCGCCGACGTCGTCCCGCTCAACGGCACCGGGCAGGGCGAGGCGGGGCACGGACTCGTCCTCGCCCTGGTGCGCTTCGGCGAGGCGCCGGCGGTGCTGCTCGGTCAGGACCGGCGCGAGCAGACGACCGTACGCCCCCTCGGCCCGGACGCCCTCCGCGAGGCGCGCCGCGGGATGCGGCTCGCCGCCGAGCTCGGTCTGCCGCTGGTCAGCGTGATCGACACCCCGGGTGCGGCGCTGTCGGTCGATGCCGAGCAGGGCGGGCTCGCCGGTGAGATCGCGCGTTCGCTCGCCGACATGGTGACGCTCCCCGTGCCGACGCTGACCGTGCTGCTCGGACAGGGCACCGGCGGCGGAGCGCTCGCCCTGCTTCCGGCCGACCGGGTCGTCGCCGCGCAGCACGCGTGGCTCTCCCCGCTCCCGCCGGAAGGGGCGAGCGCGATCGTGCACCGGACCCCGGACCGGGCCGCGGAGATGGCGCGCGCCCAGGGCGTGGGCGCTGCGGCGTTGTCGGAGGAGGGCGTCGTGGACCGCGTGGTCGCCGAGACGCCCGACGCCGCGGACGAACCGGAGGCGTTCTGCCGACGCGTCAGCGCCGTGGTCGAGGAGGAGCTGGCCGCGCTCTGGGCCACCGACGACGGTGCACGCCGTGCTGCGCGACGCGGGCGCTTCCGCCACGGGCTGAGCGGCACGCGCTGA
- a CDS encoding universal stress protein, translating to MTVVAGIGPDGRGAGAVHLAGRIAASTGEDVLICSVVADAWGRASAVAGADADWRRHLEAGAVEAVAEARTIPPPEVQVDAVVRTARSVPRELAAEAERVDATMLVVGSAGDALMGHVALGNVSTWLLHRASTPVALAPRSFWSEPSDRLERLVLAVDSHDAVDSALDATTFLARHAGVGLALATFGVRRLPAFPDGGGRRADDAVYEAWREGIDALHERAATLVERSGVRVTDRIVAVADSWRGAVDKVHWREGDLLVMTSSREGPVRRIFLGSNAPRIMSHAPVPVLTLPRR from the coding sequence GTGACCGTCGTGGCCGGGATCGGGCCGGACGGGCGTGGCGCCGGAGCGGTGCACCTCGCCGGCCGGATCGCGGCGTCGACCGGCGAGGACGTCCTGATCTGCAGCGTGGTCGCGGACGCGTGGGGCCGGGCGTCCGCGGTGGCCGGAGCCGATGCCGACTGGCGCCGCCACCTCGAGGCGGGGGCGGTCGAGGCCGTCGCCGAGGCGCGTACGATCCCGCCGCCGGAGGTTCAGGTCGACGCCGTGGTCCGTACAGCCCGCTCGGTGCCGCGCGAGCTGGCTGCCGAGGCCGAGCGCGTCGACGCGACCATGCTCGTCGTCGGGTCGGCAGGGGATGCGCTGATGGGACACGTGGCGCTCGGCAACGTGAGCACGTGGCTGCTCCACCGGGCGTCGACGCCGGTCGCACTCGCGCCCCGGTCGTTCTGGTCGGAGCCGTCGGACCGTCTCGAACGCCTCGTCCTGGCTGTCGACTCCCACGACGCGGTCGACTCGGCGCTCGACGCGACCACGTTCCTGGCGCGGCACGCCGGTGTCGGGCTCGCGCTCGCGACCTTCGGCGTACGACGTCTGCCGGCTTTCCCGGACGGCGGTGGCCGTCGCGCCGACGACGCGGTCTACGAGGCGTGGCGCGAGGGGATCGACGCTCTCCACGAACGCGCCGCGACCCTGGTGGAGAGGAGCGGCGTCCGGGTGACCGACCGGATCGTCGCCGTCGCCGACTCGTGGCGCGGCGCGGTCGACAAGGTGCACTGGCGCGAGGGCGACCTGCTCGTCATGACGTCGAGCCGCGAGGGGCCGGTCCGGCGGATCTTCCTCGGCTCGAACGCCCCGCGCATCATGAGCCACGCGCCCGTACCCGTGCTCACGCTTCCTCGGCGGTAG
- a CDS encoding APC family permease, which produces MADSFTSQIFRRMPVGRHPHTEEGLKRTIGLVQLVGFGVGATVGTGIFFVLTTAVPDAGPAVVVSFVIAAITAGLTALCYAELAGSVPVSGSSYSYAYATLGEVVAMIVAACLLLEYGVSASAVAVGWSEYLNQLLDNLFGVEIPHALSYAPEAGGVVNLPAMVLVALCAMLLIRGASESATVNTVMVAIKVGVLVLFVAIAATGWDSNNLADFAPFGVAGIQTASATIFFSYIGLDAVSTAGDEVKDPARTMPRAIILSLIIVSTLYVAVALTAVAAQPWQDFEGQQAGLAQILENVTGSTWPSTVLAAGAVISIFSITLVVLYGQTRILFTMGRDRMLPPIFARVNPRTLTPVPNTIIVATVVALIAGFVPLEWLLDTVSIGTLVAFMVVAVGVIILRRRAPDLERSFKVPLYPVVPLLSIAACLYVITGLALVTWIVFLVWVSIALAFYFSYGFKRSTLRNPASDEEVAP; this is translated from the coding sequence ATGGCCGACTCGTTCACGTCGCAGATCTTCCGGCGGATGCCGGTCGGGCGGCACCCGCACACCGAGGAAGGCCTCAAGCGCACGATCGGGCTCGTCCAGCTGGTCGGATTCGGGGTCGGGGCGACCGTCGGGACGGGCATCTTCTTCGTCCTCACCACCGCCGTTCCCGACGCCGGACCAGCCGTTGTCGTCTCCTTCGTCATCGCGGCGATCACCGCCGGGCTGACCGCACTCTGCTACGCCGAGCTTGCCGGCAGCGTGCCCGTGTCGGGGTCCTCGTACTCGTACGCCTACGCCACTCTTGGCGAGGTGGTCGCCATGATCGTGGCGGCGTGCCTGCTGCTGGAGTACGGCGTGTCCGCGTCCGCGGTGGCGGTCGGCTGGTCGGAGTACCTCAACCAGCTCCTCGACAACCTCTTCGGCGTGGAGATCCCGCACGCGCTGTCGTACGCCCCTGAGGCCGGAGGCGTGGTCAACCTGCCGGCGATGGTCCTGGTCGCCCTCTGCGCCATGCTCCTGATCCGGGGCGCGAGCGAGTCGGCGACCGTCAACACGGTGATGGTCGCGATCAAGGTCGGCGTCCTCGTGCTGTTCGTCGCCATCGCGGCTACCGGCTGGGACAGCAACAACCTCGCGGACTTCGCCCCGTTCGGCGTCGCGGGCATCCAGACGGCGTCGGCGACGATCTTCTTCTCGTACATCGGGCTCGACGCCGTGTCGACAGCAGGCGACGAGGTGAAGGACCCGGCGCGCACCATGCCGCGCGCGATCATCCTGTCCCTGATCATCGTCTCCACCCTGTACGTCGCGGTGGCGCTGACCGCGGTCGCGGCCCAGCCGTGGCAGGACTTCGAAGGGCAGCAGGCCGGCCTCGCGCAGATCCTCGAGAACGTCACCGGATCGACCTGGCCGAGCACCGTGCTCGCGGCGGGCGCGGTCATCTCGATCTTCAGCATCACCCTCGTCGTCCTGTACGGGCAGACGCGCATCCTCTTCACGATGGGCCGCGACCGGATGCTCCCGCCGATCTTCGCGCGGGTGAACCCGCGGACGCTGACCCCGGTCCCGAACACGATCATCGTCGCGACGGTCGTCGCACTCATCGCCGGCTTCGTGCCGCTGGAGTGGCTCCTGGACACGGTGAGCATCGGCACGCTGGTCGCGTTCATGGTGGTCGCGGTGGGCGTGATCATCCTCCGGCGCCGTGCTCCCGACCTCGAGCGGTCGTTCAAGGTGCCGCTGTACCCGGTGGTTCCGCTGCTCTCGATCGCGGCGTGCCTCTACGTCATCACGGGTCTGGCGCTGGTCACCTGGATCGTGTTCCTGGTGTGGGTGTCGATCGCGCTGGCGTTCTACTTCTCGTACGGCTTCAAGCGCTCCACCCTGCGCAACCCGGCGAGCGACGAAGAGGTCGCGCCGTGA
- a CDS encoding ankyrin repeat domain-containing protein produces the protein MTRPVAAVVAALVVVLAGCTGTEPRAGREPAGSAATSAVPSPSPSTSPSTPASPTTAPSAKDPYVNLSQDELDSRLLAAAWKNDVATARRLIDAGADVNAKDDTVQSPYLVSTSEGYLRLLELTLAHGADVKSLDSFDGTGLIRAAERGHADIVGRLVQAGVALDHVNNLGWVALHEALVFAKAERARDYVDTTRVLVAAGADVTVPSRRDGVSPVQHARSRGLDAQAELLRRAADAERIPRAQANGRLLRAAERGDADAAALALRAGAGLETRNELQQTPLLLASANDRTAVARLLVNLGADPDALDHRHDTPWLVTGVTGSVDMLEILLPARPDLAIKNRFGGLSPIPASERGHVDYVRRVAQTGVDLDHVNDLGWTALLEAVILGDGSRPYQQIVRILVDEGVDTAITDKEGRTALDHARSRGFDAIARTLEGAAR, from the coding sequence ATGACCCGTCCCGTCGCGGCCGTCGTCGCCGCACTCGTCGTCGTGCTGGCCGGGTGCACCGGGACGGAACCCCGCGCCGGCCGAGAGCCGGCCGGCTCGGCGGCGACCAGCGCCGTACCGTCCCCCAGCCCGTCCACCAGCCCGTCGACCCCTGCGAGCCCGACCACGGCTCCCTCCGCGAAGGACCCGTACGTGAACCTCTCCCAGGACGAGCTCGACTCCCGTCTCCTCGCCGCAGCGTGGAAGAACGACGTCGCGACCGCGCGCCGCCTCATCGACGCGGGCGCGGACGTCAACGCCAAGGACGACACGGTCCAGAGCCCGTACCTGGTGTCGACCAGCGAGGGCTACCTCCGCCTGCTCGAGCTCACGCTGGCCCACGGCGCGGACGTGAAGAGCCTCGACTCGTTCGACGGCACCGGCCTGATCCGTGCGGCCGAGCGAGGTCACGCCGACATCGTCGGTCGTCTGGTCCAGGCCGGCGTCGCCCTGGACCACGTCAACAACCTCGGCTGGGTGGCGCTGCACGAGGCGCTCGTGTTCGCCAAGGCGGAGCGGGCGAGGGACTACGTCGACACGACGCGGGTGCTGGTCGCGGCAGGCGCCGACGTCACGGTGCCGTCCCGCCGCGACGGGGTCTCGCCCGTACAGCACGCGCGCAGCCGCGGCCTTGACGCGCAGGCCGAGCTCCTGCGGCGGGCAGCCGACGCCGAGCGCATCCCGCGGGCCCAGGCGAACGGCCGCCTGCTGCGGGCGGCGGAGCGGGGCGACGCCGACGCGGCCGCTCTCGCGCTGCGGGCCGGCGCCGGTCTCGAGACCCGCAACGAGCTGCAGCAGACACCGCTTCTCCTCGCCAGCGCGAACGACCGCACCGCCGTGGCGCGCCTGCTCGTGAACCTCGGCGCCGACCCCGATGCGCTCGACCACCGCCACGACACCCCGTGGCTCGTGACCGGCGTGACGGGAAGCGTCGACATGCTGGAGATCCTGCTGCCGGCCAGGCCGGACCTTGCGATCAAGAACCGGTTCGGCGGCCTCTCGCCGATCCCCGCGTCGGAGCGGGGGCACGTCGACTACGTGCGCCGCGTCGCGCAGACCGGGGTCGACCTCGACCACGTCAACGACCTCGGCTGGACGGCGCTGCTCGAGGCAGTGATCCTCGGCGACGGGTCCCGGCCGTACCAGCAGATCGTCCGGATCCTCGTCGACGAGGGCGTCGACACCGCGATCACCGACAAGGAAGGGCGCACCGCGCTCGACCACGCCAGGTCCCGCGGATTCGACGCGATCGCGCGCACCCTGGAGGGTGCTGCGCGCTGA
- a CDS encoding GntR family transcriptional regulator: protein MTAEPFRPLRDDVRSAVRERIVRGDYAPGTRLVERAIASDLGVSRVPVREALHALVREGFAVDRATRGIEVRQYDTAQIAELTQVSGALEGVLVRRLASDAPTADLEPLRLVLDEAADALGLGDLDAAVAANARFHEVLVEIDPGSIVGEILDGLTERRRWLLRQHTDPATVHHEHADLYAALVAGDAERAVAIVDAHARDSAVRAVSSMGPR, encoded by the coding sequence ATGACCGCCGAACCGTTCCGACCGCTGCGGGACGACGTCCGCTCCGCCGTCCGTGAGCGCATCGTGCGCGGCGACTACGCCCCGGGCACCCGCCTCGTCGAGCGCGCGATCGCGAGCGACCTCGGGGTGTCGCGCGTCCCGGTCCGCGAGGCGCTGCACGCCCTCGTCCGCGAAGGCTTCGCCGTCGACCGCGCGACCCGCGGGATCGAGGTCCGCCAGTACGACACGGCGCAGATCGCCGAGCTCACCCAGGTCAGCGGTGCGCTCGAGGGCGTCCTCGTCCGCCGGCTCGCGTCCGACGCGCCGACGGCCGACCTGGAGCCGCTCCGTCTCGTCCTCGACGAGGCCGCCGACGCGCTGGGGCTCGGAGACCTCGACGCTGCCGTCGCCGCCAACGCGCGCTTCCACGAGGTGCTCGTGGAGATCGACCCGGGCAGCATCGTCGGCGAGATCCTCGACGGACTCACCGAGCGGCGCCGTTGGCTGCTGCGCCAGCACACCGATCCTGCGACCGTCCACCACGAGCACGCCGACCTGTACGCCGCGCTGGTCGCCGGGGACGCCGAGCGCGCCGTCGCGATCGTCGACGCCCATGCCCGTGACTCCGCCGTACGCGCGGTGTCGTCGATGGGCCCGCGATGA
- a CDS encoding DUF2243 domain-containing protein translates to MATPTASRARRTDRSARPPSLTLPGILLGVGLGGFVDGIVLHQVLQWHHLLTSTDTDNVGVPYYPADTVHGLEINTLWDGIFHAFTWVMVLAGLAVLYSRVQHSRGRVWASRALWGWALVGWGLFNLVEGVVDHHLLGIHHVRTGPDQLAWDLGFLALGALLVLGGWLLQRGATFSDASATERR, encoded by the coding sequence ATGGCCACGCCGACCGCCTCACGCGCCCGCCGAACGGACCGGTCCGCCCGACCACCGTCACTCACGCTCCCCGGGATCCTCCTCGGTGTGGGGCTGGGCGGCTTCGTCGACGGGATCGTCCTCCACCAGGTCCTGCAGTGGCACCACCTGCTCACGTCGACCGACACGGACAACGTCGGCGTCCCGTACTACCCCGCCGACACCGTCCACGGCCTCGAGATCAACACGCTCTGGGACGGGATCTTCCACGCCTTCACGTGGGTCATGGTCCTGGCCGGGTTGGCAGTCCTCTACTCGCGGGTCCAGCACTCGCGCGGCCGCGTATGGGCGTCGCGCGCACTGTGGGGGTGGGCCCTCGTCGGGTGGGGCCTCTTCAACCTCGTCGAAGGAGTGGTGGACCACCACCTGCTCGGCATCCACCACGTCCGGACCGGTCCCGACCAGCTCGCGTGGGACCTCGGCTTCCTCGCGCTCGGCGCACTCCTCGTGCTCGGTGGCTGGCTGCTGCAGCGCGGAGCCACGTTCAGCGACGCGTCCGCGACAGAGCGCCGATGA
- a CDS encoding cytochrome c oxidase assembly protein, producing MTYAGAVLAHGPGGHEGGSGDVVGTVVTLGGSALVGVVALAYVVAAVAERRRRGWPYVRAAMFVAGAAVLAFALSPRVDRFADASFSGHVAQHLLLAMLAPLGLVLGAPVTLALRTLPHRSAVGLGRLLRSRPVWVVTRPVVALTLSSGGLVLLYFTPLYDLTTRSQAVHVLVHLHMLLAGVLFAWVVAGPDPAPGRPGVPARLVVLGAAIAVHATVAQLLYAGLFVQVREPVAQLQAGGNLMYYGGDVIELMLALALLLTWRRTHEGPATVRSRGPAVEAGIRRTTRPSPPSRAGSPAG from the coding sequence ATGACGTACGCAGGAGCCGTGCTGGCGCACGGACCCGGCGGGCACGAGGGCGGCTCCGGTGACGTCGTCGGCACGGTCGTCACGCTCGGCGGCTCGGCGCTCGTCGGCGTGGTGGCCCTGGCGTACGTGGTCGCGGCGGTGGCAGAGCGCCGACGACGCGGATGGCCGTACGTCCGGGCCGCGATGTTCGTCGCCGGAGCCGCGGTGCTGGCGTTCGCCTTGTCGCCGCGCGTCGACAGGTTCGCCGATGCGAGCTTCTCCGGCCACGTCGCCCAGCACCTGCTGCTCGCGATGCTGGCGCCGCTCGGCCTCGTCCTCGGCGCGCCGGTCACGCTGGCCCTGCGCACCCTCCCGCACCGGAGCGCCGTCGGCCTCGGCCGGCTCCTTCGCTCCCGTCCGGTGTGGGTGGTCACGCGTCCGGTCGTGGCGCTCACCCTCAGCAGCGGCGGCCTCGTGCTGCTGTACTTCACCCCGCTGTACGACCTGACCACCCGCAGCCAGGCCGTGCACGTGCTGGTCCATCTCCACATGCTGCTGGCGGGCGTCCTGTTCGCGTGGGTCGTCGCAGGGCCGGACCCCGCGCCCGGTCGCCCCGGAGTGCCTGCACGGCTCGTCGTGCTCGGCGCAGCGATCGCCGTGCACGCGACGGTCGCCCAGCTGTTGTACGCGGGGCTCTTCGTGCAGGTCCGTGAGCCCGTGGCGCAGCTGCAGGCAGGCGGCAACCTCATGTACTACGGCGGCGACGTCATCGAGCTGATGCTCGCGCTCGCGCTGCTCCTCACCTGGCGCCGGACGCACGAGGGCCCCGCGACCGTGCGGTCGCGGGGCCCTGCGGTCGAAGCAGGGATCAGACGAACGACTCGTCCTTCGCCGCCTTCTCGAGCAGGATCGCCGGCGGGGTGA